One genomic segment of Scophthalmus maximus strain ysfricsl-2021 chromosome 3, ASM2237912v1, whole genome shotgun sequence includes these proteins:
- the ubiad1 gene encoding ubiA prenyltransferase domain-containing protein 1, producing the protein MAKEQKQVREEGFAHAGSNGHNGQQWQTGMNILINQPAGANPASRMARVASDVRQKCAAYVLALRPWSFSASLTPVALGSALAYKLEGSVDLVILMVCAVAVLVVHGAGNLVNTYYDFSKGIDHKKSDDRTLVDEILAPQDVVMFGALLYSLGCLCATLLYFLSTLRLEHLALIYFGGLSSSFLYTGGIGLKYVALGDVVILITFGPLAVMFAHAVQVGYLSVLPLVYAIPLALNTEAILHSNNTRDMDSDKQAGIVTLAILIGPTLSYVLYNFLLFVPYVLFCIVATRYTISMALPLLTLPMAFPLERQFRGRCYAKIPQKTAKLNLLMGLFYVFGIILAPPGSLPLL; encoded by the exons ATGGCCAAAGAGCAGAAACAAGTCAGAGAAGAGGGCTTTGCTCACGCCGGATCGAATGGCCACAACGGCCAGCAGTGGCAGACTGGTATGAATATCTTGATCAATCAGCCCGCGGGTGCCAACCCCGCGTCGAGGATGGCCCGCGTCGCCTCAGATGTCAGGCAGAAGTGTGCGGCGTATGTGCTGGCACTGAGGCCGTGGAGCTTCAGTGCGTCGCTCACGCCGGTGGCCCTCGGCAGCGCCCTTGCGTACAAACTGGAGGGCTCCGTGGACCTGGTCATCCTGATGGTGTGCGCGGTGGCGGTCCTCGTGGTGCACGGGGCGGGCAACCTGGTGAACACCTACTACGACTTCTCCAAAGGGATCGACCACAAGAAGAGCGATGACAGGACTCTCGTGGATGAAATATTGGCACCGCAGGATGTTGTCATGTTTGGGGCGTTGTTGTATTCTTTGGGGTGCCTGTGTGCCACTCTGCTCTACTTCCTGTCGACGCTTAGACTGGAGCACCTAGCCCTTATTTACTTTGGGGGACTCTCCAGCTCCTTTTTATACACTGGAG GCATTGGCCTAAAGTATGTGGCCCTGGGAGACGTGGTTATCCTCATCACCTTCGGCCCTCTCGCTGTCATGTTTGCCCACGCGGTCCAGGTAGGCTACCTCTCTGTGCTGCCGCTGGTGTATGCCATCCCACTGGCCCTCAACACAGAAGCCATCCTGCACAGCAACAACACCAGAGACATGGACTCTGACAAGCAGGCGGGCATCGTCACCCTGGCCATCCTCATAGGCCCCACACTCTCCTATGTCCTCTACAACTTCCTGCTCTTCGTCCCCTACGTGCTCTTCTGCATCGTCGCCACCCGTTACACAATCAGCATGGCGCTGCCGCTGCTCACGCTGCCCATGGCCTTCCCCCTGGAGAGGCAGTTCCGCGGCCGATGCTACGCCAAGATTCCCCAGAAGACGGCCAAGCTCAACCTCCTCATGGGA
- the mmp23ba gene encoding matrix metalloproteinase-23 produces the protein MARCQTAGRVRRGGRGSAPLLAAALLSLLSAGMQPTAAFPSRRSEEEAYTTALLIGIRKEARTQVLHLSRNKRYTLTPEQLKWDKFKLTYKLLSFPTNLINASDTRRGIARAFGMWSDVSPFSFREVPADQEADIKIGFYPVNHTDCLQSYLHHCFDGITGELAHAFFPSTGEIHFDDHEYWILGNMRFSWKKGVWLTDLVHVATHEIGHVLGLMHSMDPKAIMHLNATLTGRKLITQDEVWGVHRLYGCLDRLFICPAWARKGYCDSKRRLMQKHCPSSCDFCYEFPFPTVAPTPTPPRTKHKLVVEGKQLTFRCGKKIASKKGKVYWYKDGELLEFSHPNYISLKDDHITIVANAINEGTYTCIVKKKDKVLTNYSWRVRVRF, from the exons ATGGCGCGCTGTCAGACCGCCGGACGTGTGCGGAGAGGCGGCCGGGGCTCCGCGCCGCTGCTGGCCGCCGCGCTGCTCAGCCTTCTGTCCGCGGGGATGCAACCGACCGCGGCGTTCCCGTCCCGGAGGTCAGAG GAAGAAGCTTACACCACCGCGCTGCTCATTGGGATCCGAAAAGAGGCCCGGACGCAAGTGCTTCACCTCTCCAGGAACAAGCGCTACACCCTCACGCCGGAGCAGCTCAAATGGGACAAGTTTAAGCTGACATACAA GTTGCTTTCCTTCCCGACAAACCTGATAAATGCCAGCGACACGCGCCGAGGCATCGCCAGGGCGTTTGGCATGTGGAGCGACGTCTCGCCGTTCAGCTTCAGAGAGGTGCCAGCTGACCAAGAGGCAGACATTAAGATTG GCTTCTACCCCGTCAACCACACAGACTGTCTACAGTCCTATTTGCACCATTGTTTCGACGGCATCACAGGAGAATTGGCTCATGCATTCTTCCCGTCGACAGGCGAGATCCACTTTGACGACCACGAATACTGGATTCTTGGAAACATGCGCTTCAGCTGGAAGAAAG GGGTTTGGCTCACAGATCTTGTCCACGTGGCAACCCATGAAATTGGACATGTCCTGGGACTCATGCACTCCATGGACCCGAAAGCCATAATGCACCTGAACGCAACGCTGACGGGGCGCAAGCTGATCACACAGGATGAGGTGTGGGGCGTACACCGTCTCTATG GATGTTTGGACCGGTTATTTATCTGTCCAGCCTGGGCTCGGAAAGGCTATTGCGACAGCAAGCGCAGGCTGATGCAGAAGCACTGCCCGTCCAGCTGTGATTTCTGTTACG AATTTCCTTTCCCTACTGTGGCTCCCACGCCAACTCCACCCAGGACCAAACACAAGCTGGTCGTTGAAGGCAAGCAGCTCACTTTTCGCTGTGGCAAGAAAATAGCATCAAAGAAAGGCAAAGTATA CTGGTACAAAGACGGGGAGCTGCTGGAGTTCTCGCACCCGAACTACATCTCCCTGAAAGACGACCACATTACCATCGTGGCCAACGCCATAAACGAGGGCACATACACCTGCATCGTtaagaaaaaggacaaagttCTAACCAACTACTCGTGGAGGGTGCGCGTGCGCTTCTGA